One region of Nothobranchius furzeri strain GRZ-AD chromosome 16, NfurGRZ-RIMD1, whole genome shotgun sequence genomic DNA includes:
- the taok2b gene encoding serine/threonine-protein kinase TAO2 isoform X2, with translation MPSSVRAGSLKDPEVAELFCREDPEKLFTDLREIGHGSFGAVYFANDIRTSEVVAIKKMSYSGKQSNEKWQDIIKEVKFLQKLRHPNTVEYRGCYLREHTAWLVMEYCLGSASDLLEVHKKPLQEVEIAAITHGALQGLVYLHSHNMIHRDVKAGNILLTEPGQVKLGDFGSASIVAPANSFVGTPYWMAPEVILAMDEGQYDGKVDVWSLGITCIELAERKPPLFNMNAMSALYHIAQNESPVLQSDHWSDYFRNFVDSCLQKISQDRPTSDVLLKHHFLCRERPMTVVMDLIARTKDAVRELDNLQYRKMKKILFHEAPNGPVPEGGDEEEDVEQYMLRTGTVNSMESSHSLPSMSISASSQSSSVNSLADGSDDSGEMAMMQEGEHTVTSNSSILHKPLSHDNIYDDPYQPEVESQREASSAGGGGGGGGGRRRRRDHFATIRTASLVTRQIQEHEQGSALREQMSGYKRMRRQHQKQLMGLENKLKAEMDEHQLRLDKELEGQRNNFSMEIEKLSKKHQAVLEKETKAVLTEEKKFQQHILGQQKKELTGLIDSQKRQYRQRKEQLKEELNENQSTPKREKQEWLVHQKECLQQLQAEEEAGLLRRQRQYYELQCRQYKRKMLLARHNLEQDLLREELNKKQTLKDLECAMLLRHHESTQELEFRQLGLVQRTRADLIRTQHQTELTNQMEYNKRREQELRQKHAVEVRQQPKSLKSKELQIKRQFQDTCKIQTRQYKALRNHLLENTPKSDHKAVLKRLKDEQTRKLAILAEQYDHSINDMLSTQALRLDETQEAEYKVLRMQLQQELELLNAYQSKIKIHTDTQHEREVKDLEQRVSIRRALLEQRIEEEMLSLQNERSERIRTLLERQASEIESFDSESLRLGFSNMALMGMPGDAYAKQGFPNAQPSSSRSVGHWSHGVHQQNPSSQQLPRRSHNSSSSSGISSGMGDRRSESSSSHGLGLVLGHGRDGRDMHHSSRSSASSSSSSSSSSSHHQRHHLPQHYHHQSTPQLYRERERDREREREKEREREWAGVRGSGGDLAHPHPLPFSHHLPSRSSSQSLAMLPPPPPAPPSISGPSSSSSSSSSSQGGIYGGGGLAVRGTPNLMALRNSPQPLRRTASGGGPGGAGGSDGVLSRSTSVTSHISNGSHLSYS, from the exons AAATGGCAGGATATCATCAAGGAAGTGAAGTTTCTCCAGAAACTGCGCCACCCCAACACGGTTGAGTACCGTGGCTGCTACCTGAGAGAGCACACAGCCTGG CTGGTGATGGAGTACTGCTTGGGTTCAGCATCTGACCTCCTAGAAG TCCATAAGAAACCCCTCCAGGAAGTGGAAATAGCTGCCATAACCCATGGTGCGCTGCAGGGACTGGTGTATCTTCACTCTCACAACATGATTCACAG GGACGTGAAAGCAGGAAACATCTTGCTAACAGAGCCGGGCCAGGTCAAACTGGGAGACTTTGGCTCTGCGTCTATAGTTGCTCCGGCCAACTCCTTCGTTGGAACTCCTTACTG GATGGCCCCTGAGGTGATCCTCGCCATGGACGAGGGGCAGTACGACGGGAAGGTGGATGTGTGGTCACTTGgcattacctgtatagagctgg CGGAAAGGAAGCCGCCTCTGTTCAACATGAATGCTATGAGTGCCTTATACCACATCGCCCAGAACGAGAGCCCTGTGCTGCAGTCTGATCACTG GTCGGATTATTTCCGCAATTTTGTGGATTCCTGTTTGCAAAAGATCTCACAGGACAGACCTACCTCTGATGTGCTGCTGAAG CACCATTTCCTATGCAGAGAGCGCCCCATGACCGTGGTGATGGACCTGATTGCACGCACCAAGGATGCTGTCCGTGAGCTAGACAACCTTCAGTACCGCAAGATGAAGAAAATCCTGTTTCATGAGGCGCCCAACGGGCCAGTACCAGAAGGAGGCGATGAGGAGGAG GACGTGGAGCAGTACATGCTGCGTACCGGCACGGTCAACAGCATGGAGAGCTCCCACTCTCTGCCGTCCATGTCCATCAGCGCCAGCTCCCAGAGCAGCTCGGTCAACAGCCTGGCAGACGGCTCCGACGACAGCGGGGAGATGGCCATGATGCAGGAGGGAGAGCACACCGTCACCTCCAACAGCTCCATTCTGCACAAACCCCTG AGCCATGACAACATCTACGACGATCCATATCAGCCAGAAGTCGAGTCGCAGCGAGAAGCATCCTCTGCTGGTGggggaggaggtggtggtggggggagacgCCGACGCAGAGATCACTTCGCTACCATCAGGACAGCCTCACTGGTGACGCGTCAGATCCAGGAGCACGAACAGGGCTCGGCTCTCAGGGAGCAGATGTCTGG GTACAAGCGGATGAGGCGGCAGCACCAGAAGCAGCTGATGGGCCTGGAGAACAAGCTGAAGGCAGAGATGGACGAGCACCAGCTGAGACTGGACAAAGAGCTGGAGGGTCAGAGGAACAACTTCTCCATGGAGATAGAAAAGCTGTCCAAGAAGCACCAGGCTGTCCTGGAGAAGGAG ACTAAGGCGGTCCTGACTGAGGAGAAGAAGTTCCAGCAGCACATACTGGGTCAGCAGAAGAAGGAGCTGACGGGTCTGATCGATTCTCAGAAACGACAGTATCGACAGCGAAAGGAGCAGCTCAAAGAG GAACTGAACGAGAACCAGTCCACACCGAAGCGGGAGAAGCAGGAGTGGCTGGTGCACCAGAAGGAatgtctgcagcagctgcaggctgAGGAGGAGGCCGGCCTGCTGCGGAGGCAGAGGCAGTATTATGAGCTACAGTGTCGCCAGTACAAGAGGAAGATGCTGCTGGCACGCCACAACCTGGAGCAGGACCTGCTCAGAGAG GAGCTGAACAAGAAGCAGACTCTGAAGGACCTGGAGTGTGCCATGCTGCTGCGTCACCACGAGTCCACCCAGGAGCTGGAGTTCCGGCAGCTGGGTTTGGTCCAGCGCACGCGGGCCGACCTGATCCGCACGCAACACCAGACGGAGCTCACCAACCAGATGGAGTACAACAAGAGGCGTGAGCAGGAGTTGCGTCAGAAGCACGCCGTGGAGGTCCGCCAGCAGCCCAAGAGCCTGAAA TCCAAAGAGCTTCAGATAAAGCGCCAGTTCCAGGACACCTGTAAGATCCAAACCCGTCAGTACAAGGCCCTGCGGAACCACCTGCTGGAGAACACGCCCAAGTCGGACCACAAGGCCGTGCTGAAGCGTCTGAAGGATGAGCAGACTCGTAAGCTGGCCATCCTGGCAGAGCAGTACGACCACTCCATCAACGACATGCTGTCCACTCAGGCT ctgCGGTTGGATGAGACTCAGGAAGCGGAGTACAAGGTGCTGCGGATGCAACTGCAGCAGGAGCTGGAGCTTCTTAACGCCTACCAGAGCAAGATAAAGATCCACACGGACACGCAGCACGAGAGGGAGGTGAAGGACCTGGAGCAGAGGGTCTCCATCCGCCGGGCCCTGCTGGAACAAAGG ATCGAGGAGGAGATGCTCTCCCTGCAGAATGAGCGCTCGGAGCGTATCCGTACCCTGCTGGAGAGACAAGCCAGTGAGATTGAGTCCTTTGACTCTGAGAGTCTCCGTCTAGGCTTCAGTAACATGGCTCTGATGGGCATGCCAGGTGATGCTTATGCCAAGCAGGGCTTCCCCAACGCTCAGCCCTCCAGCTCCCGCTCTGTGGGCCACTGGAGCCATGGTGTGCACCAGCAGAACCCGTCTTCGCAGCAGCTTCCCCGCCGCAGCcataacagcagcagcagcagtggaaTCAGCAGCGGGATGGGAGACCGTAGGAGTGAGTCCTCTTCCTCCCACGGCTTGGGATTGGTTCTGGGCCATGGCCGGGATGGGAGGGACATGCACCATTCATCCCGTTCCtctgcctcctcttcctcctcctcctcttcgtctTCCTCCCATCATCAGCGCCACCACCTGCCCCAGCACTACCACCATCAGAGCACGCCGCAGCTCTACCGAGAGCGGGAGAGGGATCGAGAAAGGGAGCGGGAGAAGGAGAGAGAGCGGGAGTGGGCTGGAGTGCGAGGCTCTGGCGGAGACCTGGCCCACCCACACCCCCTGCCCTTCTCCCATCACCTTCCCTCACGCTCCTCCTCTCAGTCCCTGGCCATGCTGCCTCCCCCACCCCCCGCTCCTCCCTCCATCTCTGGCCCATCCTCgtcatcctcctcatcctcctcctcacagGGTGGGATATATGGAGGCGGAGGACTGGCCGTGCGAGGGACCCCCAACCTGATGGCTCTGAGGAACAGCCCCCAGCCTCTTAGGAGGACGGCGTCGGGTGGTGGGCCCGGAGGCGCTGGAGGTAGCGACGGTGTTCTCAGCCGGAGCACCTCCGTCACTTCGCACATCTCTAACGGCTCCCACTTGTCCTACTCTTAG
- the taok2b gene encoding serine/threonine-protein kinase TAO2 isoform X1: MPSSVRAGSLKDPEVAELFCREDPEKLFTDLREIGHGSFGAVYFANDIRTSEVVAIKKMSYSGKQSNEKWQDIIKEVKFLQKLRHPNTVEYRGCYLREHTAWLVMEYCLGSASDLLEVHKKPLQEVEIAAITHGALQGLVYLHSHNMIHRDVKAGNILLTEPGQVKLGDFGSASIVAPANSFVGTPYWMAPEVILAMDEGQYDGKVDVWSLGITCIELAERKPPLFNMNAMSALYHIAQNESPVLQSDHWSDYFRNFVDSCLQKISQDRPTSDVLLKHHFLCRERPMTVVMDLIARTKDAVRELDNLQYRKMKKILFHEAPNGPVPEGGDEEEDVEQYMLRTGTVNSMESSHSLPSMSISASSQSSSVNSLADGSDDSGEMAMMQEGEHTVTSNSSILHKPLSHDNIYDDPYQPEVESQREASSAGGGGGGGGGRRRRRDHFATIRTASLVTRQIQEHEQGSALREQMSGYKRMRRQHQKQLMGLENKLKAEMDEHQLRLDKELEGQRNNFSMEIEKLSKKHQAVLEKETKAVLTEEKKFQQHILGQQKKELTGLIDSQKRQYRQRKEQLKEELNENQSTPKREKQEWLVHQKECLQQLQAEEEAGLLRRQRQYYELQCRQYKRKMLLARHNLEQDLLREELNKKQTLKDLECAMLLRHHESTQELEFRQLGLVQRTRADLIRTQHQTELTNQMEYNKRREQELRQKHAVEVRQQPKSLKVSESSESLGPPEECQSTEGPISSWDSEAGPLEDGGIGELEKENGMVVKEVCEGGAELDGVVEIRDDEDFREVMEEGEGVFVSEVQGKFEMEDGGAQRTGDGDADWKLEEVVDVREVEGVQWEDEDEEEYSHMSRVDTDEAEGRGVADGCPSELISSSTPERRRLRERDMDELSEFYFPNATEELEPIPVSPPTLPPPTQTSLPSLFSHAICLLLSLSAAAQPSNLTLMLLSIFLLSLRRSPPLPSVASLILSAELAFLALFFSYFLLRSCCSLSLSTYLTLSLWASALFSLGLSFSLGIYYIPVILISASFLSSPSLFLSLYLVVVLVVRPARSFLQHAPRKINRLCMRVLFRLPRPLFAMCQSVLGGVAERNLYEMFPKAGRNWGVRQSKIPVALKSLSLEQQARCSSTSPLARCLLWGRRFSRRPLGVLADCANTIVLKLARRVATKMPVGVLSKLQTLGLLKKELPSRLPQLLPREVRESRQRERRRRERERMRREERVRMFRDEARWECGLRRASSGRFDRVKVRPWR; the protein is encoded by the exons AAATGGCAGGATATCATCAAGGAAGTGAAGTTTCTCCAGAAACTGCGCCACCCCAACACGGTTGAGTACCGTGGCTGCTACCTGAGAGAGCACACAGCCTGG CTGGTGATGGAGTACTGCTTGGGTTCAGCATCTGACCTCCTAGAAG TCCATAAGAAACCCCTCCAGGAAGTGGAAATAGCTGCCATAACCCATGGTGCGCTGCAGGGACTGGTGTATCTTCACTCTCACAACATGATTCACAG GGACGTGAAAGCAGGAAACATCTTGCTAACAGAGCCGGGCCAGGTCAAACTGGGAGACTTTGGCTCTGCGTCTATAGTTGCTCCGGCCAACTCCTTCGTTGGAACTCCTTACTG GATGGCCCCTGAGGTGATCCTCGCCATGGACGAGGGGCAGTACGACGGGAAGGTGGATGTGTGGTCACTTGgcattacctgtatagagctgg CGGAAAGGAAGCCGCCTCTGTTCAACATGAATGCTATGAGTGCCTTATACCACATCGCCCAGAACGAGAGCCCTGTGCTGCAGTCTGATCACTG GTCGGATTATTTCCGCAATTTTGTGGATTCCTGTTTGCAAAAGATCTCACAGGACAGACCTACCTCTGATGTGCTGCTGAAG CACCATTTCCTATGCAGAGAGCGCCCCATGACCGTGGTGATGGACCTGATTGCACGCACCAAGGATGCTGTCCGTGAGCTAGACAACCTTCAGTACCGCAAGATGAAGAAAATCCTGTTTCATGAGGCGCCCAACGGGCCAGTACCAGAAGGAGGCGATGAGGAGGAG GACGTGGAGCAGTACATGCTGCGTACCGGCACGGTCAACAGCATGGAGAGCTCCCACTCTCTGCCGTCCATGTCCATCAGCGCCAGCTCCCAGAGCAGCTCGGTCAACAGCCTGGCAGACGGCTCCGACGACAGCGGGGAGATGGCCATGATGCAGGAGGGAGAGCACACCGTCACCTCCAACAGCTCCATTCTGCACAAACCCCTG AGCCATGACAACATCTACGACGATCCATATCAGCCAGAAGTCGAGTCGCAGCGAGAAGCATCCTCTGCTGGTGggggaggaggtggtggtggggggagacgCCGACGCAGAGATCACTTCGCTACCATCAGGACAGCCTCACTGGTGACGCGTCAGATCCAGGAGCACGAACAGGGCTCGGCTCTCAGGGAGCAGATGTCTGG GTACAAGCGGATGAGGCGGCAGCACCAGAAGCAGCTGATGGGCCTGGAGAACAAGCTGAAGGCAGAGATGGACGAGCACCAGCTGAGACTGGACAAAGAGCTGGAGGGTCAGAGGAACAACTTCTCCATGGAGATAGAAAAGCTGTCCAAGAAGCACCAGGCTGTCCTGGAGAAGGAG ACTAAGGCGGTCCTGACTGAGGAGAAGAAGTTCCAGCAGCACATACTGGGTCAGCAGAAGAAGGAGCTGACGGGTCTGATCGATTCTCAGAAACGACAGTATCGACAGCGAAAGGAGCAGCTCAAAGAG GAACTGAACGAGAACCAGTCCACACCGAAGCGGGAGAAGCAGGAGTGGCTGGTGCACCAGAAGGAatgtctgcagcagctgcaggctgAGGAGGAGGCCGGCCTGCTGCGGAGGCAGAGGCAGTATTATGAGCTACAGTGTCGCCAGTACAAGAGGAAGATGCTGCTGGCACGCCACAACCTGGAGCAGGACCTGCTCAGAGAG GAGCTGAACAAGAAGCAGACTCTGAAGGACCTGGAGTGTGCCATGCTGCTGCGTCACCACGAGTCCACCCAGGAGCTGGAGTTCCGGCAGCTGGGTTTGGTCCAGCGCACGCGGGCCGACCTGATCCGCACGCAACACCAGACGGAGCTCACCAACCAGATGGAGTACAACAAGAGGCGTGAGCAGGAGTTGCGTCAGAAGCACGCCGTGGAGGTCCGCCAGCAGCCCAAGAGCCTGAAAGTGAGTGAGAGCAGCGAGAGCCTGGGGCCTCCTGAGGAGTGCCAGTCCACTGAGGGTCCAATCAGCAGCTGGGACAGTGAGGCGGGGCCGCTAGAGGACGGGGGCATCGGAGAATTAGAAAAGGAGAACGGCATGGTGGTGAAGGAGGTGTGCGAGGGTGGAGCTGAGCTAGATGGAGTTGTAGAAATCAGAGATGATGAAGATTTTAGAGAAGTgatggaggagggggagggggtgtTTGTGTCTGAGGTCCAGGGGAAGTTTGAGATGGAGGATGGAGGAGCACAGAGGACTGGTGACGGAGATGCTGACTGGAAACTTGAAGAGGTTGTGGATGTGAGAGAAGTAGAGGGGGTTCAGTGGGAGGATGAGGACGAGGAAGAGTACAGCCACATGTCTCGTGTGGACACTGATGAAGCGGAGGGCAGAGGCGTAGCTGATGGATGTCCATCAGAGCTCATCTCCTCGTCCACTCCAGAAAGAAGACGGCTCCGTGAGCGAGACATGGATGAGCTGTCAGAGTTTTACTTCCCCAATGCTACAGAGGAGCTGGAGCCCATTCCCGTCTCCCCCCCTACTCTACCTCCCCctacccagacttccctcccctcCCTCTTTTCTCACGCCATCTGCCTCCTCCTCTCGCTCTCTGCTGCCGCTCAGCCCTCCAACCTCACTTTAATGCTGCTTTCCATCTTCCTTCTGTCCCTTCGTCGTTCCCCGCCCCTCCCCTCTGTCGCCTCCCTCATCCTCTCAGCGGAGCTTGCTTTCTTGGCGCTTTTCTTTTCCTACTTCCTGTTGCGATCATGCTGCTCGCTGTCTCTCTCCACCTACCTGACTCTCAGCCTTTGGGCCAGCGCCCTCTTTAGTCTAGGACTCTCCTTCAGCTTGGGGATTTACTACATCCCTGTGATTTTAATCTCTGCCTCCTTCCTCAGCTCTCCCTCCCTCTTCCTTTCCCTCTACTTGGTGGTGGTTCTGGTCGTCAGGCCGGCACGCAGCTTCCTCCAGCACGCACCTCGTAAAATCAACCGATTGTGCATGCGGGTCCTGTTCCGCCTTCCTCGACCCCTGTTTGCCATGTGCCAATCGGTTCTGGGTGGTGTCGCTGAGCGAAACCTGTACGAAATGTTTCCCAAAGCTGGGCGGAACTGGGGGGTGCGCCAGTCTAAAATCCCAGTTGCCCTAAAGAGTTTATCTTTGGAGCAGCAGGCACGCTGCAGCAGCACCTCCCCCCTGGCCAGGTGCCTGCTCTGGGGGAGGCGCTTCAGTAGACGCCCGCTGGGGGTCCTGGCAGACTGCGCTAACACCATAGTTCTAAAACTGGCCCGACGGGTGGCTACAAAGATGCCCGTCGGAGTCCTGAGCAAACTCCAAACCCTGGGCCTCCTGAAGAAGGAGCTTCCGAGCCGGTTGCCTCAGCTTCTCCCTAGGGAAGTCAGGGAGAGCAGGCAGAGGGAAAGGAGAAGGAGAGAAAGGGAGAGGATGCGGAGAGAGGAGAGGGTGAGGATGTTTCGTGATGAGGCCAGGTGGGAGTGTGGGTTGAGGCGAGCATCGTCTGGAAGGTTTGACCGGGTCAAAGTTCGACCATGGAGATAG